In Paenibacillus sp. 1781tsa1, one DNA window encodes the following:
- a CDS encoding Gfo/Idh/MocA family protein codes for MSKVYRIGIIGCGGIANGKHLPSLSKLDNVELVAFCDIVQERADEAKQKYGSTDAEVYTDYQELLKDESLDIVHVLTPNISHAEISIAALEAGKHVMCEKPMAKTSAEAQLMLEAAERTGKKLTIGYNNRFREDSQYLKKVCEAGDLGNIYFAKAHAIRRRAVPTWGVFLDEEKQGGGPLIDIGTHALDLTLWMMDNYQPKVVLGTTYHELSQRENAANAWGPWDPKQFSVEDSAFGMIVMENGATIMLESSWALNSLDVDEAKCSLSGSEAGADMKNGLRINGEKFSRLYTNEIELSAGGVAFYDGKSESAPDVEMRKWIEAIENDQEPVVTPKQALVVSQILEALYESARTGKAVYLNNASEA; via the coding sequence ATGAGTAAAGTATATCGTATCGGAATTATTGGCTGTGGTGGAATCGCGAATGGTAAACATCTGCCAAGTCTGAGTAAACTGGATAATGTTGAACTGGTGGCTTTCTGCGATATTGTTCAGGAACGTGCAGATGAAGCCAAGCAGAAATATGGCTCTACGGATGCTGAAGTCTACACCGATTATCAGGAATTGCTCAAAGATGAGTCTCTGGATATTGTGCATGTGCTTACGCCGAATATTTCTCATGCCGAGATTTCCATTGCTGCCCTGGAAGCGGGCAAACATGTCATGTGTGAGAAGCCGATGGCGAAGACCTCTGCCGAAGCACAGCTCATGCTTGAAGCGGCAGAGCGTACCGGCAAGAAACTGACGATAGGATACAACAACCGATTCAGAGAAGACAGTCAATACTTGAAGAAGGTGTGCGAAGCGGGTGATCTGGGGAATATCTATTTTGCCAAAGCACATGCCATTAGACGTAGAGCAGTACCAACCTGGGGTGTTTTCCTGGATGAGGAGAAACAAGGCGGCGGTCCGCTGATTGATATTGGTACACACGCACTTGATCTGACGCTATGGATGATGGATAACTACCAGCCAAAGGTTGTTCTCGGCACGACCTATCATGAGCTCTCGCAACGTGAAAATGCAGCCAACGCCTGGGGCCCGTGGGACCCGAAACAATTCTCCGTAGAAGATTCGGCCTTCGGCATGATTGTGATGGAGAATGGAGCAACGATCATGCTAGAATCCAGCTGGGCGCTCAACTCACTGGACGTGGATGAAGCCAAATGCAGCTTGAGTGGAAGTGAAGCAGGTGCGGATATGAAGAACGGACTGCGCATTAATGGCGAGAAATTCAGCCGTCTGTACACCAATGAAATTGAACTGAGTGCAGGTGGGGTAGCTTTCTATGATGGCAAGAGCGAGAGCGCACCAGATGTGGAGATGAGAAAGTGGATTGAAGCGATTGAGAACGATCAGGAGCCAGTCGTTACACCAAAACAAGCGCTGGTTGTATCTCAGATCCTGGAAGCACTCTATGAATCTGCTCGCACAGGTAAGGCTGTATACTTGAATAACGCTAGCGAAGCATAG
- a CDS encoding glycosyltransferase family 2 protein, with protein MTKNKMSHGVSIVVCTNRPQFFENILQNYSRQHYKSKELIIVLNHDSMNLASFQNRVRNLANVHVYQVPESISLGQSLNAGMTRARFSLIAKFDDDDYYSPYYLTEQVRELRRTKSDIVGKHSCLVYLGASKTLLVRSPAEKNKPVEFVQGGTILFKREILKKVRFTDRSVGEDVTFLRQCRKRGFKAYATSPFNYVYHRRKNKKSHTWRADDNFYLEGSTKLAVTDDFRPFANKKL; from the coding sequence TTGACTAAAAACAAAATGAGTCATGGTGTTTCCATTGTTGTATGTACCAATCGGCCGCAATTTTTTGAAAACATCCTGCAAAATTACAGTCGGCAGCATTATAAAAGCAAAGAACTGATCATTGTCCTGAATCATGACAGTATGAATCTGGCGTCATTCCAGAACCGTGTTCGAAATCTTGCCAATGTTCATGTATATCAGGTTCCGGAGAGCATTTCCCTGGGACAAAGCCTGAACGCTGGCATGACAAGGGCTCGTTTTTCGTTGATTGCCAAATTTGATGATGATGACTACTATTCGCCATATTATTTGACAGAACAGGTGAGAGAACTTAGACGGACCAAAAGTGATATTGTGGGCAAACATTCGTGCCTGGTCTACTTGGGTGCGTCCAAGACACTATTGGTCAGATCCCCTGCTGAAAAAAATAAACCGGTTGAATTTGTACAAGGGGGTACTATTTTATTTAAAAGGGAGATCTTGAAAAAGGTCCGCTTCACGGACCGTTCAGTAGGGGAAGATGTAACCTTCCTGAGACAATGCAGGAAAAGAGGATTCAAAGCGTACGCGACCTCACCTTTCAATTATGTGTATCACCGGAGAAAAAACAAAAAAAGCCATACGTGGAGAGCGGATGACAACTTTTACCTGGAGGGAAGCACCAAACTTGCAGTTACGGACGATTTTAGACCCTTTGCTAATAAGAAATTATAG
- a CDS encoding FadR/GntR family transcriptional regulator — protein sequence MSSTFSFRFEKVSTKKVSEFIREQLEEAIILKELMSEEQLPAERDLAEIFNVSRITVREALSSLEEKGLIEKRVGAKGGTFVLPLTANSHKRTREEIKRDWSQMLKVFEYRTIIEPEGAFLAAERITAGELELLEGYMEQSIEPDCTREWFRALDVKFHLTIAKASGNPYCERAVRQIRTKINPALDLMPYDDRIRTVNHGVHMEILEALKAHDRFKSRETMKRHIEFSADAIYARLVSESDENEGNDSE from the coding sequence ATGTCCAGTACGTTTTCATTTCGTTTTGAGAAAGTATCCACCAAAAAGGTTAGTGAATTCATTAGAGAACAATTGGAAGAAGCCATTATTCTGAAAGAATTAATGAGTGAAGAACAGCTTCCAGCCGAGCGAGATCTGGCAGAGATTTTTAACGTAAGCCGCATTACCGTTCGTGAAGCACTCTCTTCACTGGAAGAGAAAGGCTTGATTGAGAAAAGGGTGGGTGCCAAAGGCGGAACATTTGTACTGCCTCTGACAGCCAATTCGCATAAACGGACCAGAGAAGAGATTAAGCGGGATTGGTCACAGATGCTGAAGGTGTTTGAATATCGAACGATCATCGAGCCGGAGGGAGCTTTTCTCGCTGCTGAGCGGATCACCGCAGGCGAACTGGAGCTGCTTGAGGGCTATATGGAACAAAGTATAGAGCCGGACTGTACAAGGGAATGGTTCAGGGCGCTGGATGTGAAATTTCATCTGACCATTGCCAAAGCTTCGGGAAATCCCTATTGCGAGAGAGCGGTCAGACAGATCCGGACCAAAATTAATCCGGCGCTGGATTTGATGCCCTATGATGACCGGATACGTACCGTCAACCACGGTGTACATATGGAGATTCTTGAAGCGCTGAAAGCACATGACAGGTTCAAGTCCCGAGAGACGATGAAAAGACATATCGAATTCTCGGCTGACGCGATCTATGCCCGTTTGGTTTCTGAATCGGATGAAAATGAAGGGAATGACAGCGAATGA
- a CDS encoding M20 family metallopeptidase: MNRSELIKLAQPLQDQLSAWRRDLHRHPEIGYEEHRTSSIVAEHLESLGLEVTRNVGQTGVTGLLRGETDGPTFALRADMDALPIQDQKAVEYRSQVDGKAHLCGHDAHTSILMGAAQLLTGLGRPKSGNIKFIFQPAEEGLAGARAMIQDGVLENPKVDAIAGLHMTPGQDTGTLGVSQGVAFASADPLIIKVSGKGGHAARPHEGIDAIAVSAQVITALQNIVSRMVDPLEPAVVTIGKITGGYMGTAIAPEVEMIGTVRTLSPAIRERMPALIEQVVKGVCDSFGAGCEVVYGDGYPVVVNDLGMVDLLTETCDQVNVQKGWNYIKPSTGGEDFAFYCEQIPGVFFRLGSGNDEERTRYPLHHPMFDLDETAMPYGVGMLSAVALEFLARNTTSEGEQSQ; encoded by the coding sequence ATGAATCGTTCAGAACTGATTAAGCTGGCTCAGCCATTACAAGACCAGTTAAGCGCCTGGCGCAGAGATCTGCATCGCCATCCTGAGATTGGCTACGAGGAGCATCGCACATCCTCTATCGTAGCTGAACATCTGGAAAGCCTGGGCCTGGAAGTTACACGTAATGTGGGACAGACCGGTGTCACAGGCCTGCTTCGCGGAGAGACAGATGGACCAACCTTTGCCTTGCGCGCAGACATGGATGCTCTGCCAATCCAGGATCAGAAAGCGGTGGAATACCGCTCGCAAGTAGATGGCAAAGCGCATCTGTGTGGACATGACGCTCACACCTCCATCCTGATGGGAGCTGCCCAATTGCTTACTGGCCTTGGAAGACCGAAATCAGGCAACATCAAATTCATTTTCCAGCCAGCGGAAGAGGGACTTGCAGGGGCAAGAGCCATGATCCAGGACGGTGTTCTGGAGAATCCCAAGGTTGATGCCATCGCAGGGTTACACATGACACCTGGACAGGACACGGGAACCTTGGGCGTAAGTCAGGGCGTTGCATTTGCTTCAGCTGATCCCTTGATTATTAAGGTGTCTGGCAAAGGTGGACATGCGGCTCGTCCGCATGAAGGCATTGACGCGATTGCGGTATCTGCTCAGGTCATCACCGCCTTGCAAAATATCGTCAGTCGGATGGTCGATCCGCTTGAACCCGCTGTAGTCACCATTGGCAAAATCACCGGAGGTTATATGGGAACAGCCATCGCCCCGGAAGTGGAGATGATCGGTACGGTTCGTACACTCTCACCTGCCATTCGTGAACGGATGCCAGCTTTGATCGAGCAGGTTGTTAAAGGGGTCTGTGATTCTTTCGGAGCAGGATGCGAAGTCGTCTACGGTGATGGATACCCTGTTGTCGTGAATGATCTCGGCATGGTTGACCTGCTGACAGAGACCTGCGACCAGGTTAATGTGCAGAAGGGATGGAACTATATCAAACCCTCTACAGGGGGAGAGGATTTCGCTTTTTATTGTGAACAGATTCCGGGTGTATTTTTCAGACTTGGATCTGGTAATGATGAGGAACGGACTCGCTATCCACTTCACCATCCTATGTTTGATCTCGATGAGACAGCGATGCCTTATGGAGTGGGCATGTTGTCTGCAGTAGCTCTTGAATTTTTGGCAAGGAATACAACTTCTGAGGGGGAGCAATCACAATGA
- a CDS encoding ABC transporter substrate-binding protein, producing MKKRQWTGLWITLLAIVMVLSACGGKTTSTNDNAVTEGTGSGSASTTLTIAAATDIESFDPHNNNNTSSEAVLVNVFDYLIKNDSEQKKVAGLATSWDQVDDTTWRFKLREGVTFHNGDPFTSADVKYTLERVAKDETLKQNSYFKNIVEVKAVDDYTVDIITDGPDPLLLNRLSKMGAGILPAKYIADKGFDAFLKQPVGTGPYKFSKWTKDDRVELVKNENYFDGEPKWNEVVFRVIPEASTRVSELLAGGVDVASSIPSTDIARIEGEADKKIVKAPIQRVLQLIFRQTEGSITADPKVREAIDLAIDKQGIVDSIAGGAGIVTRTSVTPGNFGADPSLYKTSLYDQAKAKQLLQEAGYAEGEAEMTISVSAQYKEQAEVVAAMLEQAGFKINLDVLEASAFSERYSSKSFKEIFMIGIGNSLFDASNNYNRYMLEEAKGESDYNNPEVEKLLQSALVNMDPAAREKEYQQVQQIFSEERPAVYLYQMEGVYGTNAKVNFAPRSDEMFYADEITPVAQ from the coding sequence ATGAAAAAAAGACAATGGACAGGCTTGTGGATCACATTACTGGCAATCGTCATGGTACTCAGCGCCTGCGGAGGAAAAACAACTAGCACCAATGACAATGCCGTAACAGAAGGAACGGGCAGTGGAAGCGCAAGTACAACACTGACCATTGCTGCAGCAACAGATATTGAGAGTTTCGATCCGCACAACAACAACAACACCTCCAGTGAGGCTGTCCTGGTCAATGTTTTTGATTACTTGATCAAGAATGACAGTGAACAGAAAAAAGTCGCGGGACTTGCGACGTCATGGGATCAGGTTGATGACACAACATGGAGATTCAAGCTGCGTGAAGGCGTAACCTTCCACAATGGCGATCCTTTCACTTCGGCAGATGTAAAATACACGCTGGAGCGCGTAGCCAAGGACGAGACACTGAAACAAAACAGTTATTTCAAAAATATCGTAGAAGTTAAAGCGGTGGATGACTATACCGTAGACATCATCACGGATGGCCCAGATCCGTTGCTCCTGAATCGTTTGTCCAAAATGGGAGCTGGTATTCTGCCGGCAAAATATATTGCGGATAAAGGATTTGATGCTTTCCTTAAACAACCGGTAGGCACAGGTCCTTACAAGTTCAGTAAATGGACCAAAGATGATCGTGTGGAATTGGTGAAAAACGAGAACTACTTCGACGGTGAACCAAAATGGAATGAAGTGGTATTCCGCGTTATTCCTGAAGCCTCTACACGTGTATCCGAATTACTTGCCGGTGGTGTAGATGTTGCGTCTTCCATTCCGTCCACTGATATTGCCCGGATCGAAGGTGAAGCAGACAAAAAGATTGTCAAAGCACCAATCCAACGTGTGCTTCAGTTGATCTTCCGTCAGACAGAAGGCAGCATCACGGCTGATCCGAAAGTACGTGAAGCCATTGACCTGGCCATCGACAAACAAGGAATCGTGGACAGCATTGCCGGCGGAGCAGGTATCGTAACCCGCACATCCGTAACACCAGGCAACTTCGGTGCTGATCCTTCATTGTACAAAACGTCACTCTACGATCAAGCAAAAGCAAAACAGTTGCTGCAAGAAGCTGGCTATGCAGAAGGTGAAGCCGAGATGACCATCTCCGTTTCCGCACAGTACAAAGAACAGGCTGAAGTTGTTGCAGCGATGCTGGAACAAGCCGGATTCAAAATCAACCTGGATGTCCTGGAAGCAAGTGCATTCAGTGAACGTTACAGCTCCAAATCATTCAAAGAAATCTTTATGATCGGTATTGGTAACTCCTTGTTCGATGCTTCGAATAACTACAATCGTTATATGTTGGAAGAAGCCAAAGGCGAGTCGGATTACAACAATCCTGAAGTAGAAAAACTGCTTCAATCGGCATTGGTGAACATGGACCCAGCGGCTCGTGAGAAAGAGTATCAGCAAGTACAGCAGATCTTCTCTGAAGAACGCCCAGCCGTATATCTGTACCAAATGGAAGGTGTCTACGGAACAAATGCGAAAGTGAACTTCGCGCCGCGCAGTGACGAGATGTTCTATGCTGACGAGATCACACCTGTTGCACAGTAA
- a CDS encoding ABC transporter permease: MGKYVLKSLLQIIPVLFIVSLIVFILVRVTGDPVALMLPETATAEDRAVLTQALGLDQPLYTQYVKFLGSAIQGDFGQSFRYNQPALELVLERLPASFELAVAAMFFAVLMAVPLGVISAVKRNTFTDLIISGISVIGKAMPNFWMGIMLILLFSVMLGVLPVSGRGGLSHLILPAFTLGVGLAAQMTRLIRSSMLEILNQDYIRTARSKGLGRMVVIVKHAFRNGLIPVVTIMSLQFTSLIGGTLITETVFSWPGLGQLLVVAVNTHDMAIVQAAVFVIAVIVVVTNILTDVAYRLLDPRIKYD; this comes from the coding sequence ATGGGCAAATACGTACTTAAGTCATTACTTCAGATCATTCCGGTGCTGTTCATTGTTTCATTAATTGTGTTCATTTTGGTTCGAGTCACTGGTGATCCGGTTGCGCTAATGTTGCCTGAAACGGCTACCGCTGAAGATCGTGCTGTTTTGACGCAGGCGCTCGGTTTGGACCAGCCTTTATATACGCAATACGTGAAATTTCTGGGAAGTGCGATCCAGGGAGACTTTGGTCAGTCTTTTCGCTACAATCAACCTGCGTTAGAGCTTGTGCTGGAGAGATTGCCTGCCAGCTTTGAACTGGCAGTAGCCGCCATGTTCTTTGCTGTACTTATGGCTGTGCCACTTGGGGTCATTTCAGCTGTCAAACGCAATACATTTACCGATCTCATCATTTCTGGAATATCCGTCATTGGTAAGGCGATGCCAAACTTCTGGATGGGGATCATGCTTATCCTCTTGTTCTCCGTCATGCTGGGCGTATTGCCGGTATCCGGTCGCGGAGGATTGTCACATCTGATCTTGCCGGCATTCACGCTCGGCGTTGGACTGGCTGCTCAGATGACCCGGCTGATTCGCTCCAGCATGCTGGAGATTCTGAATCAGGACTATATTCGAACAGCCCGCAGCAAAGGACTTGGTCGGATGGTTGTCATTGTGAAACATGCGTTTCGGAACGGATTGATTCCGGTCGTGACAATTATGAGTTTGCAGTTTACAAGTCTGATCGGGGGAACTTTGATTACGGAAACGGTATTCTCATGGCCTGGACTGGGTCAATTGTTGGTCGTTGCAGTCAACACACATGATATGGCGATTGTACAGGCTGCGGTGTTTGTCATTGCTGTCATCGTAGTGGTAACCAACATCTTGACGGATGTGGCCTACAGGCTGCTTGATCCGCGCATCAAATACGACTAG
- a CDS encoding ABC transporter permease, which yields MTGSNEMPIPGTEQEQDNGRAPTGFRYIWQQLIISKTGMFGAVLVLLVVLIAIGAPLLTSHDPAAVNPLNRLKPPAWLEGGTAEYWLGTDNLGRDMWSRIVYGARVSLIVGMGAVIVSGIIGAILGLVSGFYGKWLDAIIMRVGDAFMAIPTILFMLVVMAIVGPGITTLIFVIGVTNWVPFTRVVRSEVLSIKERDFVHAARSIGAKNGRLILKHILPNILSSFIVICGMNVGTTIIMEASLSFLGLGIKPPDVSWGGMLSDGRQYVATSWWVATFPGLAITFTVLGVIFLGDWLRDVLDPRTETTQK from the coding sequence ATGACAGGCAGCAATGAAATGCCAATTCCGGGTACAGAACAGGAACAGGACAATGGACGTGCACCAACGGGATTTCGTTATATCTGGCAACAACTGATCATCAGCAAGACCGGAATGTTTGGTGCTGTGCTTGTATTGTTGGTGGTGTTAATCGCCATAGGTGCACCTCTATTGACGAGTCATGATCCAGCGGCAGTGAATCCGCTCAATCGCCTTAAACCGCCTGCATGGCTTGAGGGTGGAACGGCCGAATACTGGCTGGGGACCGACAATCTGGGCAGAGACATGTGGAGCCGAATTGTATATGGTGCCCGGGTTTCCTTAATCGTGGGGATGGGTGCCGTGATTGTATCAGGCATCATTGGCGCCATTTTGGGGTTGGTATCCGGATTCTACGGGAAATGGCTGGATGCCATCATCATGCGTGTAGGTGATGCCTTCATGGCGATCCCAACCATTCTATTTATGCTCGTTGTGATGGCGATTGTTGGCCCGGGTATTACAACGCTGATTTTTGTCATCGGAGTGACGAACTGGGTTCCATTCACCCGTGTGGTAAGAAGTGAGGTTCTCAGTATCAAAGAGCGTGATTTTGTTCATGCGGCCAGATCGATTGGCGCGAAGAATGGAAGACTGATTCTCAAACACATTCTGCCGAATATCCTTTCATCCTTTATCGTGATCTGCGGTATGAATGTCGGCACAACGATTATTATGGAAGCTTCACTCAGCTTCCTCGGTCTGGGTATCAAACCACCTGATGTATCCTGGGGAGGGATGCTCAGTGATGGCAGACAATACGTTGCAACAAGCTGGTGGGTCGCTACATTCCCGGGACTAGCCATTACATTTACCGTACTCGGTGTTATTTTCCTTGGAGATTGGCTGCGTGATGTGCTTGATCCACGTACGGAGACAACCCAAAAATAA
- a CDS encoding S9 family peptidase, translated as MNQRPILPEDLSHYRWISQPVVSPNGQVAYVEQTIDQDKNEYNTQIRGISLDGDEDIALSDGTKDSSPAWSPDGTQLTFIRSVDGGKGLWTLHSDQKEPVMLISPARKILNYIWSPNGQYIAFTSKVQPEDQQKNDDAQQEPAPVLRGKVFERTTPKAEGVGWWDGQYSHLFVYEIGSGEITQVTSGLWNISAPAWSPDSQYLSFISKQVEDEELDADLLYFTDVYSIRLGESELFKVTDSSLAVSQFSYSADGQQLILIASDREYGSGSHNSLYAVPVHRGEPRIIAPQLDMQIGNAALGDMKSAGASPSPISDVHHPERGVYVLGTHNGNVDVYRIQEDGAYQTVTGAGEKDVYQYTLTPDGTSLVIAALTAEQPGELYRVDIDSGEMFRLTRRNDEFMAGLAVNAPVRVEFKSSDGWPIQGWLATPAIRDNNGKLPLILQIHGGPHAMYTGTYSHEMQTLVAQGYAVLWINPRGSMGYGQEFARACRGDFAGGDYRDLMEAVDYALDTYDFLDESRLGVAGGSYGGVMTNWIVAHTHRFKAAVTQRCISNWLSMYGTSDIGISYVEGVIGGNPAENAEFLWSRSPLAHAHHIETPLLIMHGEQDYRTPIAQAEELYTTLKRYGKKTKLIRYPGSNHSLLKSGKPSLRIDSFEQVNAWFNQYLRNEEREQ; from the coding sequence ATGAATCAAAGACCAATTCTGCCGGAGGATCTGAGTCACTATCGTTGGATAAGTCAGCCTGTTGTCAGCCCGAACGGACAAGTGGCTTATGTGGAACAGACCATAGATCAGGATAAAAACGAATATAACACGCAAATTCGAGGGATTTCCCTCGATGGTGATGAAGATATTGCACTTTCGGATGGAACAAAGGATTCCTCACCTGCTTGGTCGCCGGATGGCACACAGCTCACATTCATTCGCTCAGTGGATGGGGGGAAAGGACTATGGACGCTTCATTCAGATCAAAAAGAGCCGGTTATGCTGATCTCTCCCGCACGTAAAATATTGAATTATATCTGGTCCCCGAACGGGCAGTACATTGCGTTTACCAGCAAAGTGCAACCGGAGGACCAACAGAAGAACGATGACGCCCAACAGGAGCCCGCACCTGTGCTGCGAGGCAAGGTTTTTGAGCGTACAACGCCGAAGGCGGAAGGGGTTGGCTGGTGGGATGGTCAATACAGCCATTTGTTTGTATACGAGATCGGAAGTGGGGAAATCACACAGGTGACTTCCGGGCTGTGGAATATCAGTGCTCCGGCATGGTCGCCAGATAGCCAGTACCTTTCCTTCATATCCAAGCAAGTGGAGGATGAGGAACTCGATGCGGATCTACTGTACTTTACAGATGTATATAGCATTCGATTGGGAGAGAGTGAACTCTTCAAAGTGACGGATTCCAGTCTGGCGGTGAGCCAGTTTTCGTATTCAGCGGATGGGCAGCAGCTGATCCTAATCGCCAGTGATCGTGAGTATGGGAGCGGGAGCCACAACAGCTTATACGCTGTCCCTGTTCATCGGGGGGAACCCAGGATAATTGCACCACAGTTAGATATGCAGATTGGTAACGCAGCACTGGGAGATATGAAGTCAGCAGGTGCATCACCTTCTCCTATCTCGGATGTCCATCATCCGGAACGTGGTGTATATGTACTCGGAACGCATAACGGGAATGTGGACGTGTACCGCATTCAAGAAGATGGAGCTTATCAAACGGTGACGGGCGCTGGTGAAAAGGATGTGTATCAGTATACCTTAACGCCAGATGGTACGTCGCTGGTTATCGCTGCTTTGACTGCTGAACAACCTGGAGAGTTATATCGCGTGGATATCGACAGTGGTGAGATGTTCAGGCTCACCCGGCGAAATGATGAATTCATGGCTGGTTTAGCTGTAAATGCGCCTGTGCGTGTAGAGTTTAAGTCTTCCGATGGATGGCCGATTCAAGGTTGGTTAGCTACTCCGGCAATACGTGACAACAATGGGAAGCTACCACTGATACTACAGATTCATGGTGGACCTCACGCGATGTATACGGGAACATACAGTCATGAGATGCAGACACTCGTTGCGCAAGGGTACGCTGTGCTGTGGATCAACCCTCGCGGAAGTATGGGATACGGTCAGGAGTTTGCCAGAGCTTGCCGCGGCGATTTTGCCGGAGGGGATTACCGGGATCTGATGGAAGCTGTTGATTATGCATTGGATACGTATGATTTCCTGGATGAATCACGTTTGGGCGTAGCGGGTGGCAGTTATGGCGGCGTAATGACGAACTGGATTGTAGCACATACGCACCGTTTCAAGGCAGCTGTAACCCAGCGCTGTATCTCCAACTGGTTGTCCATGTACGGAACGAGCGATATTGGAATTTCCTATGTGGAGGGAGTCATTGGAGGTAATCCGGCGGAAAACGCTGAATTCCTATGGTCTCGCTCACCTCTTGCCCATGCACACCACATCGAGACGCCGCTTCTGATCATGCACGGGGAACAGGACTATCGGACACCGATTGCGCAAGCGGAGGAATTGTATACCACGCTAAAACGATACGGCAAAAAGACCAAACTGATTCGTTATCCGGGCTCCAACCACAGTTTGCTCAAAAGCGGTAAACCTTCACTGCGGATTGATAGCTTCGAACAGGTAAATGCCTGGTTTAATCAGTATCTCAGGAATGAGGAGAGAGAGCAATGA
- a CDS encoding Asp23/Gls24 family envelope stress response protein, producing the protein MSIQNVLGKIQISDDVISKIVGKIANTTSEISSMSTGFVEGITKKWSGKSRQNGIVVRNVESRLEINLKVVVCYGTKVHEVCRELQNNVRVHVEQLTGLTIDTVNVIVEGISMNQPDAGF; encoded by the coding sequence ATGTCCATTCAAAATGTTCTTGGGAAAATTCAAATATCGGATGATGTGATCTCCAAAATTGTTGGCAAGATCGCGAATACTACCAGTGAGATTTCCTCCATGTCGACAGGATTTGTAGAAGGAATTACCAAAAAGTGGAGCGGGAAAAGTCGGCAAAATGGCATAGTTGTCCGCAACGTAGAATCCAGACTGGAGATCAACTTAAAGGTTGTCGTTTGTTATGGAACGAAAGTGCATGAAGTCTGCAGGGAATTGCAAAACAATGTGAGAGTGCATGTGGAGCAGCTGACCGGATTAACCATTGATACGGTGAACGTCATCGTTGAGGGCATATCAATGAATCAACCTGATGCCGGGTTTTAA
- a CDS encoding N-acetyltransferase: MNKISIKKASPHSLVGGQLNQMALEYMAYSLAGTKDKSILEKTFNKLWRSKQKRFSHQYAYEAEMGSQTLGMIMCYPTTLMNKLALPTFSKLFELRKWSLIKYNLQHWKEFYSMVTLKEAENDEYHIGTLATLPESRGLGVGTQLIQYAEEQAITQGLSKSSLTVKKENARAIQLYERLGYQRVGEINKPSLSLYRMSKILV, from the coding sequence ATGAATAAGATTTCCATTAAGAAAGCCAGCCCACACTCTTTGGTCGGCGGGCAACTGAATCAGATGGCACTTGAATATATGGCCTATTCGCTTGCGGGTACCAAGGATAAAAGCATTTTAGAAAAAACATTCAACAAGTTATGGCGTTCGAAACAGAAACGATTCAGTCACCAATATGCTTATGAAGCCGAAATGGGTAGCCAAACGCTGGGCATGATCATGTGTTATCCGACTACTCTAATGAACAAACTTGCTTTGCCGACGTTCTCCAAGCTGTTTGAACTTCGGAAATGGAGCCTGATCAAGTATAATCTCCAACACTGGAAAGAGTTCTACTCCATGGTGACATTAAAAGAAGCGGAGAACGACGAGTACCACATCGGAACATTGGCTACCTTGCCTGAAAGCAGAGGACTTGGTGTAGGGACACAACTCATTCAATATGCTGAGGAGCAAGCTATAACACAAGGTCTGTCCAAATCTTCACTTACGGTTAAAAAAGAAAATGCTCGGGCTATCCAACTGTATGAACGTTTGGGTTACCAGCGAGTAGGGGAAATCAACAAACCTTCGCTGTCCCTGTATCGAATGTCCAAAATACTGGTGTAG